One region of Hymenobacter sediminicola genomic DNA includes:
- a CDS encoding acyl-CoA thioesterase: MVRTPETTHRIHFQDCDMLGHLNNARFLDYFLNAREEQVIQHYSLNMGKLAREQNGAWVITKHHVSYLRPANHGELVRIRTQLIHFDNSNLVVEMQMLSEDSQRLKALLWSEMAFVAVKSGTRSEHSDELMDLLEKLDVDEIDYDPDGFDDRVRMVRKQLKQLRRDEE; encoded by the coding sequence ATGGTTCGCACCCCCGAAACCACGCACCGCATCCACTTCCAGGACTGCGACATGCTGGGCCACCTCAACAACGCCCGATTTCTAGACTACTTCCTCAATGCCCGCGAGGAGCAGGTTATTCAGCACTACTCCCTGAACATGGGCAAACTGGCCCGCGAGCAGAACGGGGCCTGGGTGATTACCAAGCACCACGTAAGCTACCTGCGGCCCGCCAACCACGGCGAACTGGTCCGCATTCGTACCCAGCTCATCCACTTCGATAACTCCAACCTAGTAGTGGAAATGCAGATGCTCAGCGAAGACAGCCAACGGCTGAAAGCCTTGCTCTGGTCGGAAATGGCATTTGTGGCCGTGAAATCCGGTACCCGCTCCGAGCACTCTGATGAGCTGATGGATTTGCTGGAAAAGCTGGACGTAGACGAAATTGACTACGACCCTGATGGGTTCGATGACCGGGTAAGAATGGTGCGCAAGCAACTCAAGCAGCTACGCCGCGACGAAGAATAG
- a CDS encoding T-complex 10 C-terminal domain-containing protein, which yields MNKTLFLVSAAATLVAASCTQDKPAAVDAATTPAADTAVVVSDANLADTAAYRTDADQLAARIAEDLKLTDTVVVTRIEKTYYTRGRRLNEIETRYATDTTGRYAALRQVNDDTDREVKTIVTDPNQYNTYSSNRGTYYDGTPYTTVTVRDEAPAARRSSGPAIVKYDKKKNGETKIVYANGKTVKVDKDGDRKVEYPSGTKVKRDADDGNVKVKD from the coding sequence ATGAATAAGACCCTGTTCCTTGTTTCGGCAGCCGCTACGCTGGTGGCCGCTTCCTGCACTCAAGACAAGCCCGCCGCTGTAGATGCGGCGACTACGCCGGCTGCCGATACGGCGGTGGTAGTTTCGGATGCTAACCTGGCAGATACTGCCGCCTACCGCACCGATGCTGACCAGCTGGCTGCCCGCATTGCCGAAGACCTCAAGCTGACGGATACGGTAGTCGTAACACGTATCGAGAAAACCTATTACACCCGTGGCCGCCGCCTCAACGAAATCGAGACGCGCTATGCTACCGATACTACCGGCCGCTACGCTGCTCTGCGCCAGGTGAACGACGACACGGACCGCGAGGTGAAAACCATCGTAACGGACCCGAACCAGTACAATACGTACTCGTCTAACCGTGGTACCTACTACGATGGTACGCCCTACACTACCGTAACGGTGCGCGACGAGGCTCCTGCAGCCCGTCGGAGCAGTGGCCCAGCCATTGTGAAGTACGACAAGAAGAAGAACGGTGAAACCAAAATTGTATACGCCAACGGCAAGACCGTGAAAGTAGACAAAGACGGCGACCGGAAAGTAGAATACCCCAGCGGCACCAAAGTGAAGCGTGACGCCGACGATGGCAACGTAAAAGTGAAAGACTAG
- a CDS encoding DUF6992 family protein has protein sequence MAVTSVFLSLSAATVLPALNTARELLAERGMGVLGAWALLNLLVSGYYVTRTDTRSEQHYFHQMNIGWGFVNALLAVWGLVQAHPNQVAGLTLTDSLTAQFNFEKILLLNVGLDAAYICIGSWLRARAGTAALKPERLRGFGRSLWVQGIFLLLFDISFYVVYHRYAALLLQLVP, from the coding sequence ATGGCAGTTACATCTGTATTTCTGTCGTTGTCGGCTGCTACCGTTTTGCCTGCGCTTAATACAGCCCGCGAACTGCTGGCAGAACGTGGCATGGGTGTATTGGGGGCCTGGGCGCTACTCAACCTGCTGGTAAGTGGCTACTACGTCACGCGTACGGACACCCGTTCTGAGCAGCATTATTTTCACCAGATGAACATCGGGTGGGGATTTGTGAATGCGCTGCTAGCCGTCTGGGGCTTGGTGCAGGCGCACCCCAATCAGGTGGCCGGCCTCACACTCACCGACAGCCTTACGGCTCAGTTCAATTTTGAGAAGATACTGCTGCTCAATGTCGGCCTCGATGCCGCATACATCTGCATTGGGAGCTGGCTGCGTGCCCGCGCCGGCACAGCGGCTCTCAAACCCGAACGGCTCCGGGGTTTTGGCCGCTCCTTATGGGTGCAAGGCATTTTTCTGCTGCTGTTTGATATCAGTTTTTACGTAGTGTATCACCGCTATGCCGCGCTTCTGCTGCAGCTGGTACCCTAA
- a CDS encoding DinB family protein, giving the protein MTEPLQRLHQMLALLNERLPVYEESDLCRPLTPGGWSRRQILGHLIDSAVNNHRRFVLCQLEPTPYRVVPYDQNGWVECGAYHTAPVTELLQLWTLHNQQLARLIVQLTPDKLAHCCEFDNGYAVTLGWLIEDYTVHLEHHVRQMIS; this is encoded by the coding sequence GTGACGGAACCGCTACAGCGCCTGCACCAGATGCTGGCGTTGCTGAACGAGCGGCTACCGGTCTACGAAGAGAGTGACCTGTGCCGTCCCCTGACTCCGGGAGGTTGGTCGCGCCGCCAGATTCTGGGGCATCTGATTGATTCGGCCGTGAACAACCACCGCCGATTTGTGCTGTGCCAATTGGAGCCGACTCCTTACCGAGTGGTACCCTACGACCAGAACGGGTGGGTGGAATGCGGAGCCTATCACACCGCTCCCGTAACCGAACTGCTCCAGCTCTGGACGCTCCATAACCAGCAGTTAGCTCGCCTTATTGTGCAGCTCACACCCGATAAACTGGCGCATTGCTGCGAGTTTGATAACGGCTACGCCGTGACGCTGGGGTGGCTAATAGAAGACTATACCGTGCATCTGGAGCATCATGTCCGGCAGATGATTTCCTGA
- a CDS encoding FAD-dependent oxidoreductase has translation MTFTDAQRETLRALADTFIPALDGPAEQAAFWQRHGSEGVNLDQIGEVLEEQPAAARAEFVQLLRLLNTPTLGLTWFGPLRPFARLQPAQREKMLQSWAQSNLPQLRKGFHALRKLFTFLYYGGSTAETGNPVWADMGYPGPQPDAVVDTPRPIRTLQPTQDTVYECEVLVIGSGAGGSVVAGELAAAGHDVLVLEKGPYCHGCDFTQREVDMMGRLYDAKGTLSTQDGGIGILAGSCLGGGTTVNWAGAFRTPDYVLEEWAREHQAPHFTSPEFKASLEAVSRALSVNTDYTRHNGQNQALWDGSRRLGQEVKLIPRNEKGLSDSEEHFRGLGFSTMGDAYGIKQGTLNTYLLQAFEHGARLLADTRVERVIIENGRAVGAEAVHTTADGRSVRVTVRARRVVVAGGAIQTPALLLRSGLKHPHIGRHLNLHPTVVVSGLYEQEMHPWYGPSMSVVNDTFTRIGGTNYGAKLETPPAHAGLMSMVLPWLSGEQHKRLMQQAAHLGSFIVLTRDRDGGRVSIDRHGQALIDYNLSDYDRAHMLAGIRAAAEIHAAAGAHTILLPHGTQPTLRVQDGRIQNPEVLERLPHLGWKANQFGLYSAHQMSTCRMGGNPATHPTSLTGELYDVQHLFVADASAFPACSGVNPMLTIMALAHYTAQQLKINLTEGQHVAAAAVAAGI, from the coding sequence ATGACTTTTACCGATGCCCAGCGCGAAACGCTCCGCGCCCTCGCCGATACCTTTATTCCGGCTCTGGATGGCCCGGCCGAACAAGCTGCTTTCTGGCAGCGCCACGGCTCCGAGGGAGTGAACCTGGACCAGATAGGAGAGGTGCTGGAGGAGCAGCCGGCGGCAGCCCGCGCCGAATTTGTGCAGCTGCTACGGCTGCTGAATACGCCCACGCTGGGCCTGACGTGGTTTGGGCCGCTCCGTCCGTTTGCTAGGCTACAGCCCGCTCAGCGCGAAAAGATGCTGCAAAGCTGGGCGCAGAGCAACCTGCCGCAGTTGCGCAAAGGCTTTCATGCGCTGCGCAAGCTGTTCACATTCCTGTACTACGGCGGCTCCACCGCCGAAACCGGCAACCCGGTCTGGGCGGATATGGGCTACCCCGGTCCGCAGCCCGACGCTGTAGTGGATACGCCCCGTCCGATTCGGACGCTGCAGCCCACGCAGGACACTGTATATGAGTGCGAAGTGCTGGTGATTGGCAGCGGCGCGGGCGGTAGCGTGGTGGCCGGCGAGCTGGCTGCCGCCGGCCACGACGTGCTGGTGCTGGAAAAAGGCCCCTACTGCCACGGCTGCGACTTCACGCAGCGCGAAGTGGACATGATGGGCCGCCTCTACGACGCCAAAGGCACGCTCAGCACCCAGGACGGCGGCATCGGGATTCTGGCGGGTTCCTGCCTGGGCGGCGGCACCACCGTCAACTGGGCCGGGGCGTTCCGCACCCCCGACTACGTGCTGGAGGAGTGGGCCCGCGAGCATCAGGCGCCGCATTTTACTTCGCCTGAGTTCAAAGCCAGCCTGGAAGCGGTGAGCCGGGCCCTGAGCGTGAACACCGACTACACGCGCCACAATGGCCAGAACCAGGCGCTATGGGACGGGTCGCGCCGGCTGGGGCAAGAGGTGAAGCTGATTCCGCGCAACGAAAAGGGGCTCAGTGATTCGGAGGAGCATTTCCGGGGCCTCGGGTTCAGCACCATGGGCGACGCCTACGGGATCAAGCAGGGCACGCTGAACACCTATCTGCTGCAGGCCTTTGAGCACGGCGCCCGCCTGCTGGCCGACACGCGCGTGGAGCGGGTCATCATCGAAAATGGCCGCGCGGTGGGAGCCGAAGCCGTGCATACGACTGCTGACGGACGCTCGGTACGCGTGACAGTGCGGGCCAGGCGCGTGGTGGTGGCAGGCGGCGCTATCCAGACGCCGGCCTTACTGCTGCGCAGCGGACTGAAGCATCCGCACATCGGGCGCCACCTCAACCTGCATCCTACGGTGGTGGTTTCGGGGCTGTATGAGCAGGAAATGCACCCGTGGTACGGGCCCAGCATGTCGGTGGTGAACGACACATTTACGCGTATCGGGGGCACCAACTACGGGGCCAAGCTGGAAACGCCGCCCGCCCATGCCGGCCTGATGAGCATGGTGCTGCCCTGGCTGTCGGGGGAACAGCACAAGCGGCTGATGCAGCAGGCGGCGCACCTGGGATCGTTCATCGTACTGACCCGCGACCGGGACGGCGGCCGCGTCAGCATCGACCGGCACGGCCAGGCCCTCATCGACTACAACCTCAGCGACTACGACCGGGCGCACATGCTGGCCGGCATCCGGGCTGCGGCCGAAATTCATGCTGCCGCCGGGGCGCATACCATCTTGCTGCCCCACGGCACGCAGCCTACGCTACGCGTGCAGGATGGCCGGATTCAGAACCCCGAGGTGCTGGAGCGGCTGCCGCACCTGGGCTGGAAGGCCAATCAGTTCGGGCTCTATAGCGCCCACCAGATGAGCACCTGCCGGATGGGCGGCAACCCGGCCACCCATCCCACCAGCCTCACCGGCGAACTGTACGACGTGCAACACCTCTTTGTCGCCGATGCTTCGGCCTTTCCGGCGTGCAGCGGCGTAAATCCAATGCTCACGATTATGGCACTGGCTCACTACACGGCGCAGCAGCTGAAAATCAATCTGACAGAAGGTCAGCATGTGGCCGCTGCGGCTGTTGCGGCAGGTATCTGA
- a CDS encoding AraC family transcriptional regulator: protein MKLQFEPIHPTADSSFTLLHYTEVQSAGLLWHYHPEYELVYIPQGSGRRHIGQHISRFEEGELVLIGPDLPHLTFSYGLPAGTPFEEIVVQLRSDFLGPEFWQHPEMAEIRQLLSRSHEGLSFAGRTRVAVGELLRQLLVAPPFTRLLLLLQVLQRLAQADTQDYTPLHAGAGSQALSGKEQQRLSRVYQFVEQHYFRASLSVQQVAEVAHLSVPAFCRYFKKMTRLTLTEFLQEYRVGQACRRLLDDDLSVTEVCYASGFNNLSHFNKTFRRYTGYSPTEYRRQRTAA from the coding sequence ATGAAGCTTCAGTTTGAGCCCATCCACCCAACTGCCGACAGCTCCTTTACGCTGCTGCACTACACCGAAGTACAGAGTGCCGGGCTGCTCTGGCACTATCACCCGGAGTACGAGCTGGTGTATATTCCGCAGGGCAGCGGCCGGCGCCACATCGGGCAGCACATTTCGCGGTTTGAGGAGGGGGAGTTGGTGCTTATAGGGCCCGATTTGCCGCACCTGACGTTCAGCTACGGACTACCGGCGGGCACGCCATTTGAGGAAATTGTAGTGCAGCTGCGGTCCGACTTTCTGGGTCCTGAGTTCTGGCAGCACCCGGAAATGGCCGAAATCCGGCAACTGTTGTCCCGCTCGCACGAAGGTCTTTCGTTTGCAGGCCGCACACGAGTGGCAGTAGGCGAACTGCTGCGGCAGCTGCTAGTGGCCCCGCCTTTCACACGCCTGCTGCTGCTTCTGCAGGTGCTGCAGCGCCTAGCCCAGGCCGATACCCAAGACTATACACCGCTACACGCTGGTGCAGGCAGCCAGGCCCTGAGTGGCAAGGAACAGCAGCGCCTGAGCCGGGTGTATCAGTTTGTAGAGCAGCATTATTTCCGGGCTAGCCTCTCGGTGCAGCAGGTAGCCGAGGTGGCGCATCTGTCGGTGCCGGCTTTCTGCCGCTATTTCAAAAAGATGACCCGGCTTACCCTAACCGAGTTTTTGCAGGAATACCGCGTGGGCCAAGCCTGCCGCCGCCTGCTGGACGATGACCTCTCGGTGACGGAAGTGTGCTACGCCAGCGGCTTCAACAACCTGTCGCACTTCAACAAAACGTTCCGGCGCTACACCGGCTACAGCCCTACCGAATACCGCCGGCAGCGCACTGCGGCGTAG
- a CDS encoding head GIN domain-containing protein → MRTSPLFKSLAVAAVLSTVSVIAGQAQQLRQVAAFQKLRTSGACNVVLTKGTTTQVKVEADSDVEKYIRTEVQNGTLMIYRDKDAPMQLFSNKKVTVYVTCPRLTGVETSGASDIKSESTFKADDFSIKASGASDVTLRLDAQRLTVQASGASDVRLSGHVERQQVQISGSSDYQASNLQSRKADVQASGASDAYVFVEEELSARSSGASDVRNKGKARVTR, encoded by the coding sequence ATGCGTACTTCTCCCCTCTTCAAGTCGCTGGCCGTAGCGGCTGTGCTCAGCACCGTTTCTGTAATTGCCGGGCAGGCGCAGCAACTCCGGCAGGTCGCCGCTTTCCAGAAGCTCAGGACCAGCGGAGCCTGCAACGTAGTGCTGACCAAAGGCACGACTACGCAGGTGAAAGTGGAAGCCGACAGCGACGTGGAGAAGTACATCCGGACGGAAGTACAGAATGGCACGCTCATGATTTACCGCGACAAGGATGCGCCTATGCAGCTGTTCAGCAACAAAAAGGTGACGGTGTACGTGACCTGCCCACGCCTGACCGGTGTGGAAACCAGCGGCGCTTCCGATATCAAGAGCGAGTCTACATTCAAGGCCGATGATTTCAGCATTAAAGCTAGCGGCGCCAGTGATGTGACACTGCGCCTCGATGCCCAACGGCTGACAGTGCAGGCATCCGGCGCTTCCGACGTCCGCCTCTCGGGCCACGTAGAGCGCCAGCAGGTACAAATCAGCGGCAGCAGCGACTACCAAGCTTCCAACCTGCAAAGCCGCAAAGCCGATGTACAGGCCTCCGGTGCTTCCGATGCCTACGTTTTTGTGGAAGAGGAACTGTCGGCGCGCAGCTCCGGTGCCAGCGACGTGCGCAACAAGGGCAAAGCGCGGGTGACGCGGTAG
- a CDS encoding aldehyde dehydrogenase family protein codes for MKTVPTSAASGLPQLFAQQQARSEALRREDAAPRLARLRKLARWIADNRAAIQQALYADFRKPATETDVTEIWPSQTEIRHTIRHLKQWMEPHRVETPLALMGARGWVQYEPKGVCLIIAPWNYPFYLAIDPLISALAAGNCAIIKPSEMTPTVAALLSRMAREIFDPAEVTVVEGNKDVATKLLELPFHHIFFTGSPQVGKVVMRAAAEHLSSVTLELGGKSPAIVDETANLRDAAEKIVWGKGINAGQTCVAPDYLLVQESVQSQLLEEIGKVVRRLYDTEGNGVAASDSYARIVNQHHFERVAGLLEDAQKQGATVALGGHVDERQRFIEPTVLLNAPSDSRVMQEEIFGPLLPVRTFRTLMEATDEVNSRPRPLALYVFTQSRENQRYLLRNIPAGGAAVNETILHLAHPDLPFGGAGNSGLGRAHGHAGFLAFSNEKSVLRQRIGLTGIKSFYPPYTPKVQKMVNLLLRWL; via the coding sequence ATGAAAACTGTTCCCACTTCTGCTGCTTCTGGGTTGCCGCAACTTTTTGCGCAGCAGCAGGCCCGTTCCGAAGCGTTGCGCCGTGAGGATGCCGCGCCCCGGCTGGCGCGCCTGCGCAAGCTGGCCCGTTGGATAGCTGACAACCGCGCCGCCATTCAACAGGCCCTGTACGCCGATTTCCGCAAGCCCGCCACCGAAACCGACGTCACGGAAATCTGGCCCTCCCAAACGGAAATCAGGCATACCATCCGGCACCTGAAGCAGTGGATGGAGCCGCACCGCGTCGAGACGCCGCTGGCACTAATGGGTGCCCGCGGCTGGGTACAGTACGAGCCCAAGGGCGTCTGCCTCATTATTGCGCCCTGGAACTACCCGTTTTATCTGGCCATTGATCCGCTGATTTCGGCGCTGGCCGCCGGCAACTGCGCTATCATCAAGCCCTCCGAAATGACCCCGACCGTGGCCGCGCTGCTCAGCCGCATGGCCCGCGAAATCTTCGATCCGGCCGAGGTGACGGTGGTGGAAGGCAACAAGGACGTGGCTACGAAGCTACTGGAGCTACCATTCCACCATATCTTCTTCACGGGCAGTCCGCAGGTAGGCAAGGTAGTGATGCGCGCCGCCGCCGAACACCTGAGCAGCGTGACGCTGGAGCTGGGCGGCAAAAGCCCGGCCATTGTGGATGAAACCGCCAATCTGCGCGATGCGGCCGAGAAAATCGTGTGGGGCAAAGGCATCAATGCTGGCCAGACTTGCGTGGCCCCCGATTACCTGCTGGTGCAGGAATCCGTGCAGAGCCAGCTACTGGAAGAAATTGGGAAAGTGGTGCGCCGCCTGTATGATACCGAAGGAAACGGCGTAGCCGCCTCCGATTCGTATGCGCGCATCGTCAATCAGCATCATTTCGAGCGGGTGGCTGGGCTGCTGGAAGATGCGCAGAAGCAAGGAGCCACCGTGGCACTGGGCGGCCATGTAGATGAGCGGCAGCGCTTCATCGAGCCTACCGTGCTGCTCAATGCTCCCTCAGATAGCCGCGTAATGCAGGAAGAAATATTCGGGCCGCTGCTGCCGGTGCGCACCTTCCGCACCCTTATGGAAGCCACTGATGAGGTGAACTCCAGGCCCAGGCCGCTGGCGCTGTATGTGTTCACGCAGAGCCGCGAAAACCAACGCTACCTGCTGCGCAACATCCCGGCGGGCGGGGCGGCCGTCAACGAAACTATCCTGCACCTTGCCCACCCCGACCTGCCCTTCGGTGGTGCTGGCAACAGTGGCCTAGGGCGGGCTCACGGCCACGCTGGCTTTCTGGCGTTCAGCAACGAAAAGTCGGTGCTGCGCCAACGCATAGGCCTTACCGGAATCAAGAGCTTTTACCCGCCCTACACGCCCAAAGTGCAGAAGATGGTGAACCTGCTCCTGCGCTGGCTATAA
- a CDS encoding erythromycin esterase family protein, translating into MKTLFRSLLAAALFTGASCTASAQTAPAAPVAPAADTARITLNPALINAVNTQTFEQFRETVRPLIAQMAGKRVVSMGEGTHGTAEFYKLRFWLTRILVEEHGFDRLALENTYGDTHLLNQAMQQRTSTDLKPLMQKHLLGMWQNREMEELLTWMQTHNRSNRRQVELTGIDVMFSTADAQLLQQGLAKSKNSDLQAAVAQLLKSAQYNDAYWYKMSDKTFKRNREEWLANGSAGYKAAEKLVQALPTIKLPRKQQEVLAGAAKNARLGFDVFYQYEVFKRDASRDSAFAEMTKFVAGDNHKVIIWAHNAHVGRKAIDAKSSNGGGTGDYLERMFPGQYFVLATGTGSGTYAATTERFISPASVMSSYPLPAPKAGSWEEAMSQVSSPVYYFSTNQLGKQDLVRPHRLIGQTAGGENYYNDTRLSAAYDALLFVRQSTAATPLR; encoded by the coding sequence ATGAAAACCTTGTTCCGCTCCCTGCTCGCCGCCGCTTTGTTCACCGGTGCTTCCTGCACTGCCTCGGCCCAGACGGCTCCCGCTGCCCCGGTAGCGCCTGCCGCCGACACGGCCCGCATCACGCTCAACCCGGCCCTCATCAACGCCGTGAACACCCAAACCTTCGAGCAGTTCCGCGAAACGGTGCGCCCGCTCATCGCCCAGATGGCTGGCAAACGGGTGGTAAGCATGGGCGAAGGCACCCACGGCACGGCCGAGTTCTACAAGCTGCGGTTCTGGCTGACGCGCATCCTGGTGGAAGAGCACGGCTTCGACCGGCTAGCGCTGGAAAATACTTACGGCGACACCCACCTGCTCAACCAAGCCATGCAGCAGCGCACTTCCACCGACCTCAAGCCGCTGATGCAGAAACACCTGCTTGGCATGTGGCAAAACCGCGAAATGGAAGAGCTACTGACTTGGATGCAGACCCATAACCGCTCTAACCGCCGCCAGGTAGAGCTTACCGGTATCGACGTTATGTTCTCTACCGCCGATGCTCAACTGCTTCAGCAGGGCTTGGCCAAAAGCAAAAATTCTGATCTGCAGGCCGCCGTGGCGCAACTCCTGAAAAGCGCCCAATACAACGATGCATACTGGTACAAGATGAGTGACAAGACCTTTAAAAGAAACCGCGAGGAGTGGTTGGCCAACGGTAGTGCAGGGTACAAAGCCGCTGAAAAACTAGTGCAGGCGCTGCCTACCATCAAACTGCCCCGCAAGCAGCAGGAAGTGCTGGCCGGAGCCGCCAAAAATGCCCGTCTGGGGTTCGATGTATTCTATCAGTACGAAGTGTTCAAGCGTGATGCCTCCCGCGACAGTGCCTTCGCCGAAATGACCAAATTTGTAGCTGGTGATAACCACAAGGTGATTATTTGGGCTCATAACGCCCATGTGGGCCGCAAAGCCATTGATGCCAAAAGCAGCAACGGCGGTGGCACCGGCGACTACCTCGAACGGATGTTTCCGGGCCAATATTTCGTGCTAGCTACTGGTACCGGCTCCGGCACTTATGCCGCTACCACGGAGCGCTTCATCTCGCCGGCAAGTGTGATGAGTTCCTATCCGCTGCCTGCCCCCAAAGCCGGCTCTTGGGAAGAAGCTATGAGCCAGGTGAGCAGCCCGGTATACTATTTCAGCACGAATCAGTTGGGCAAGCAGGACCTGGTGCGCCCGCACCGCCTGATTGGGCAGACCGCCGGCGGCGAGAACTACTACAACGATACCAGGCTCAGCGCCGCCTACGACGCGCTGCTGTTTGTGCGCCAAAGCACGGCCGCCACGCCCCTGCGCTAG
- a CDS encoding DUF3616 domain-containing protein — protein MRRQSYLLHFNPKLSLNAAGKHVRDGLSTVLRTGDNIWVSCDERTSIERLRLTGTHEFGQHCRYQLADLLDLTNEAEDVEIDIEGMGECGHYLWIIGSHSLKRKQPKPDEEDVAKQIAKLAKVEEEPSRYLLARVPLLLNPETGDYELFKEAPHPTDSTQTLRAAQIRADDTTNDLLDLLAKDPHLKPFMQIPGKDNGFDIEGLAAAPDGRLFVGLRGPVLRGWAIVLELLLREDKHGRLRLDEVPGATEKYYKKHFLDLGGMGLRELRQRGNDMLLLAGPTMDLDGTIAVYCWPDALRQEQDSLIGPDKLQRLFDVPHGSGPTAGQDKAEGMAILDKEHVLIVFDSPTDARKSQPHCVVADAYRVEQ, from the coding sequence ATGCGCCGCCAGTCCTACCTGCTTCATTTCAACCCGAAACTCAGCCTGAACGCCGCCGGCAAGCACGTCCGCGACGGGCTTTCCACCGTGCTACGCACCGGCGACAACATCTGGGTAAGCTGCGACGAGCGCACCAGCATTGAGCGGCTGCGCCTGACCGGTACGCATGAGTTCGGGCAGCATTGCCGTTATCAGCTGGCCGATCTGCTGGACCTCACAAACGAGGCGGAAGACGTGGAAATCGACATTGAAGGAATGGGCGAGTGCGGCCACTATCTGTGGATTATTGGTTCGCACAGCCTCAAGCGCAAGCAGCCCAAGCCCGACGAGGAGGATGTCGCTAAGCAAATTGCGAAGCTGGCGAAAGTAGAGGAGGAGCCCAGCCGCTACCTGCTGGCCCGGGTGCCGCTACTGCTGAATCCCGAAACCGGCGACTACGAGCTGTTCAAGGAAGCTCCACACCCCACTGATTCTACGCAGACTCTGCGCGCCGCCCAGATTCGGGCCGACGACACCACCAACGACCTGCTCGATTTGTTGGCGAAGGACCCGCACCTGAAACCTTTCATGCAGATTCCGGGCAAGGATAATGGCTTCGATATAGAAGGGCTGGCCGCTGCGCCTGATGGGCGGCTGTTTGTAGGCTTGCGCGGACCCGTGCTCCGTGGCTGGGCCATTGTGCTTGAACTACTGCTCCGGGAGGATAAGCACGGCCGTCTGCGTCTCGATGAGGTGCCTGGCGCCACGGAGAAATACTACAAAAAACACTTTCTGGACCTGGGTGGCATGGGCCTGCGCGAACTGCGCCAGCGCGGCAACGATATGCTGTTGCTTGCCGGTCCCACCATGGACCTCGACGGCACTATTGCGGTATACTGCTGGCCTGATGCACTGCGCCAGGAGCAAGACAGCCTGATTGGGCCCGATAAGTTGCAGCGCCTGTTTGATGTGCCGCATGGCTCGGGCCCCACTGCTGGCCAAGACAAAGCCGAAGGAATGGCCATACTCGATAAGGAACACGTGCTCATCGTGTTTGATAGCCCCACCGACGCCCGCAAAAGCCAGCCGCACTGCGTGGTAGCCGATGCCTACCGAGTAGAACAGTAA
- the bla gene encoding subclass B1 metallo-beta-lactamase, with amino-acid sequence MFFSFLRGLRAPSQLALLAAFLLAPLLLLARPPRPKPAPLHLQVRRIAPDIFVHTSYRRYPGTATPVPSNGLIISTSKGAVLLDTAWDPDQTLELLRWVADSLHQRVRLVIISHAHEDRLGGLAVLRANHINVYSTPLTAKRAMKLGFGTPTPAIKPFTVIKAGRTRLELFSPGAGHAPDNLVAWLPKQRVLFGGCLVKEAAAPSLGNIDEANLKQWPATVRKVAARYPKAEIVVPGHGLWGSNDLLAHTLELLSAPKTPKSQTALNGHP; translated from the coding sequence ATGTTTTTTTCGTTTTTGCGCGGCCTGCGTGCCCCAAGCCAGCTGGCGCTACTGGCCGCTTTTCTGCTCGCTCCTTTGCTCTTACTGGCGCGGCCGCCCCGCCCAAAACCGGCCCCATTGCACCTGCAGGTACGCCGCATAGCACCGGATATCTTTGTGCACACCTCTTACCGCCGCTACCCTGGCACGGCAACGCCAGTTCCATCCAACGGCCTCATCATTAGCACCAGCAAAGGTGCGGTGCTGCTGGATACGGCCTGGGACCCTGACCAAACGCTGGAACTGCTGCGCTGGGTAGCCGACAGCCTGCACCAGCGCGTACGGCTCGTTATTATCTCGCATGCCCACGAAGACCGGCTGGGAGGGTTGGCCGTTCTGCGCGCCAACCACATCAACGTGTATAGCACGCCCCTCACCGCCAAACGCGCTATGAAGCTGGGTTTCGGCACCCCTACGCCGGCTATCAAGCCTTTTACCGTCATTAAGGCGGGTCGGACGCGGCTGGAACTGTTTTCCCCGGGTGCAGGCCATGCTCCCGACAATCTGGTGGCGTGGCTACCCAAACAGCGGGTGCTTTTTGGGGGCTGCTTGGTGAAAGAAGCGGCGGCACCCAGCCTCGGAAATATTGATGAGGCGAATCTGAAGCAGTGGCCCGCTACGGTGCGCAAAGTGGCCGCCCGCTACCCCAAAGCCGAAATAGTAGTGCCGGGCCACGGCCTATGGGGCAGCAACGACCTGCTGGCACACACGCTGGAACTACTCAGCGCGCCCAAAACGCCTAAGTCGCAAACTGCTCTTAATGGTCATCCTTAG